One Deltaproteobacteria bacterium genomic region harbors:
- a CDS encoding formate/nitrite transporter family protein, producing the protein MAADVDALVVRVADVCTYKWDMLRNRPFAFLLSAFAGGAFVVFGAMLALSVSAGVPGNLAPGLANLLMGLVFMFSLVIIMLGGMTLVTADMAVGIIGVFHKRISWPAFFYGVLLGYIGNFAGSMFFMWLLSKGGSYASAAWLQQAHVIALKKTGMSSMEIFAMAIVCTWTLQTAALLYIKADEDIAKIAMAAYGPLAFVAGMTEHCIANIGFLALPLFQQDLFVQAHGAVSSQVPILLHWGFGQYGWAHNQLYTILGNFIGGIFFVGIVFQLVSHPKRVSELYKNKKSFMLKL; encoded by the coding sequence ATGGCTGCTGACGTTGACGCACTTGTTGTGAGGGTTGCAGATGTCTGTACCTATAAGTGGGACATGCTTCGCAATCGACCATTTGCCTTTCTTTTATCTGCATTTGCTGGCGGTGCCTTTGTGGTATTTGGTGCTATGCTTGCCCTGTCAGTCAGTGCTGGCGTACCAGGCAACCTGGCACCTGGTCTCGCCAACCTTTTGATGGGTCTAGTTTTCATGTTTTCTCTTGTCATTATCATGCTTGGAGGGATGACTCTGGTCACCGCGGATATGGCTGTGGGAATTATTGGCGTATTTCACAAGAGAATATCGTGGCCGGCTTTTTTTTATGGGGTACTGCTTGGCTATATCGGCAATTTCGCCGGAAGTATGTTTTTCATGTGGCTGCTCAGTAAAGGCGGCAGTTACGCCTCAGCAGCATGGCTTCAGCAGGCCCATGTAATAGCACTGAAGAAGACCGGCATGTCTTCCATGGAGATTTTTGCGATGGCCATTGTCTGTACTTGGACGTTGCAGACAGCGGCGCTGCTCTACATAAAAGCGGACGAGGATATCGCCAAGATTGCCATGGCCGCCTATGGTCCTCTAGCCTTTGTTGCAGGCATGACTGAACACTGCATTGCCAATATCGGTTTTCTGGCGCTGCCTCTTTTCCAGCAGGATCTTTTCGTTCAAGCGCACGGAGCCGTGTCGTCGCAAGTGCCCATTCTATTGCACTGGGGTTTCGGGCAGTATGGCTGGGCGCATAATCAATTGTATACCATTCTGGGAAACTTCATCGGAGGAATCTTTTTCGTTGGTATTGTCTTTCAGCTTGTCTCTCATCCAAAGAGAGTCTCTGAACTGTACAAAAACAAGAAAAGTTTCATGTTGAAACTTTGA